CAGATCCACGAGGCGGTCTGGAGCGCGTACGCCCGCCACGACGACGACGTCACGGGCGCCCTGCTCGCCCTCAAACAGTACGCCCGCGCCATGCGCGATGCGCTCGTCAGCGCGGACTTCGGCGGCGTGCGGCACGTCATGTCGGAGAACTGGACCCAGCAAAAGCGCCTCCACGCCAGCATCACCAATGACACCGTCGAATCGATCTTCGCGCTGGCCATGAAGTCTGGCGCCTCGTCGGGGAAGGCGTGCGGCGCCGGTGGCGGCGGGGCGCTGGTCTTCTACGCTTCGTCCGAAGGGGATGCGGCGAGGCTCCGGCGCGAGTTGCGCAGCGCCGGCCTCGAAGTCATCGACGTCACGTTCACCTTCGAGGGATTGGTGGACGAGGACGATGAGGCTTCGGAGCCGCAAGCCTGACGGTGCCGCTCCCTGACGCCGGGGGTTTGCCCGCGGTGACGCGTCCCGCGGTCGCCGGGCTTCAACCCGAGTAATCCATGGTGCGCAAGCCTGGTGCCCGCTCCCGCCCGTCGGGTACGTGCGTCTAAGTAGGGCCGGCGTTACCGGCCGATGCCGACGTACGCGACGCCGGCCGCGGCAACTGCCTCCGGCGTGAGCGCGCCGCGCCCATCGAGCACCGCGCGAAGGCCGGGGAACGCACGCAGGTCGAGCGAGGCGTACGCGTCGTGCCACGCCTGGACGACCAGCGCATCGCAAGCGGCCGGGAAGGCGGGCGGCGGTTCGACGCCGGCTGCGCGCAGTTCGTCGGCTGTAAAGAAGGGGTCGTGTACGTACGCCTTCGCGCCGGCGTCGGCGAGCGCCTGCACGAGCCCGTACGCGCTCGAGTGCCGCGACTCCTTCACGTTTGCCCGGTACGCGAACCCCAGCACGATGACTGTCGCCCCGTCAAGCGTGCCCAGCGCCTGCTTGAGCCGCTCGACGCCGTAACCCGCCATGCCGTCGTTGATCCGACGGCCAGTGTCGATGAGGTCGCTGTCGCCGGCGCCGAGGAAGTGCGGGTAGACCGGTATGCAGTGCCCGCCCACGCCGACGCCCGGTTGGTGGATGTGCGAGTACGGCTGCGAGTTCGCCGCTTCGATCGCCTGCAACGCATCGACGCCGAGGCGGTCCGCCATGCGCGCGAACTCGTTCGCCAGCGCAATGTTCACGTCACGGTACGTCGTCTCGGCGAGCTTGGAAAACTCCGCCGTCTCTGCGTCGCGCACTTGCATCACCGGCGCGTCGAGCATCTTCTCGTAGAACTGTGCGGCAAGCGCCGTGCTGCGCTCGTCGATGCCGCCGACGACCTTCGGGTACGTCGCCAGGTCGCGTAACACGCTGCCGGACGAGACGCGCTCGGGGCTGAACGCGACGGCGAAGTCGCCCGGCGGCGTCATGCCGCTCTGTTCGATGATCCTCGCGGCGACGCGATAACGCGTCGTGCCGACCGGCACCGTCGTCTCGACGATGACCAGCGCGCCGCGCCGCACGTGCGGGCCCACCGCCTCGACTGCCGCGTCGAGCAGCGCGAAGTCCGGCCGCTGCGTTTCATCGATATCGACCGGCACGATGAAGATGATGGTATCGGCGCTGGCGGCCGCGTCACGCGCGTCGCACGTCGCGCGGAGCGTACCGCTCACAACGAAGCGCGGGATCGCCTCCGCGAGTCCGGGCTCGCCCTCAAGCGGGTTGCGACCGTCGTTGATCGCCGCAACGCGCGCCGCGTCGATGTCATAGCCTGCAACCTGTGCGCCTTTCGACGCGAACTGCACCGCCAGCGGCATGCCGATTTTGCCCAGCCCGACGACACAGACGTTCACGCGGGCGCCGCCCGCAGCGGCAGCACGACGTCTTCGCCGGTGTCGCCGGCGCGGACCAGCGCCTCGGCCGCCCGCATCGCGGCGATGGCGTCATCCGGCGAGACGGGCGGCGGACCGCCGGCGCGCACCGCCGCGGCGAACGCCTCCAGCTCGACGCGCAGCGGCTCGCGCTTCTCGACCGCGATCGCGCGCACGGGCCCTTCGCTGACGCCCTTCGTGTGGCGCGCCGCCCAGCCCGCCGGCTCCTCGTGTTGGTGATGGTCGTTCTCGTAGAACGTGAGGCTGCGCGCCAGGTAGTCGACGACGAACATCCCGCGCTCGCCGAGCACCGACAGTTCGCGGATCTTCGTCGGCGTCAGCCAGTTGACGTCGAGCACGCCGACGACGCCGTTCGCGAAGCGCAGCATGCCGAGCAGCATGTCTTCGTGCTCCGTGTTGATGCGCTGCTCTGTCTCGGCGTGTACGCGCACGATGTCGCTGTCGAGCAGGAAGCGCATCACGTCGATGTCGTGCGGCGCCAGGTCAAGTGCCACGCCGACGTCGCGCACGCGTTGCGGAAACGGCCCGACGCGGCGCGCGTGTACCTGGAAGATGCGCCCCGCCTCGCCCGCCGCCAGCCGCTGCTTCAGCTCGAACACTGCCGGATTGAACCGCTCGACGTGCCCCACCGTGAGCAGCACCCCCGCGCGTCGCGCCAGGTCGCGAAGTTCCCGCCCCTCGTCGATCGTCGCAGCGAGCGGCTTTTCCACCAGCGTCGCGATCCCGCGCTCGATCGCCGCGCTCGCGACTTCGAGGTGCGCGCGCGTCGGCACGGCGACCGTCAGCAGGTCGATGCGCTGCTCGTCCAGCATGCGGCGGTAGTCGTCGTACCCCGCGACCGCGAGCGCACCGTGGCGCGGGCTTTCAGCCCGCGACTGCTGCGCAGCGGCCGCGGCCACCCGACCCTCATCCACGTCCGCCACCGCCACCAGCTCGATGCCCGGCATCTCGCCGTACACGCGCACATGGTTGGCGCCCATCGCACCAAGCCCGATGACGGCGGCCCGCAGCGGTTCAGTCATGCGCCAATTCTAGTGGATGCGACGCTCCGGTCAGATAATCGGCGAACAACGCCGTCGTCTCCGAGCGAATCCTGTTTCGCGTCATCCTGAGCAAGCGAAGCGCCGTGAAGGATCTCCTCGCGGCGACACTTGAGGACTATCTGGCGAGCGCCGTATGAACGGTCGGAATCGCAAAGGCCCGCCGTCCGGCGGCAAGCGCGGCTCGTCACGATCGAATAGAGCGCGCGACTGACGTGGCAACCCGCTCCTGATCACCCTCCGCCAACCCCGGGTGCACCGGCAGCGACAGCACCTCATCGCACAGCCGCTCGGCGACCGGCATCCGCACGTCGCCGTAGCCGAGACGCCGGTACAGCGGCTGCTGGTGGATCGGCGCCGGATAGAACACCGCCGACTCGATGCCCTCGTTCCGCAGCGCCGCCTGCAACCGGTCGCGCGCATCGCGTCCGGCGCGCACGCGGACCGTGTACTGGTGATACACATGATGCCGCCCCGGCAGCTCGCGCGGCGTCTCGATCGCATCGACGTCGGACAGCAGCTCCGTCAGCCGCGCGGCGTTGCGACGGCGCTGCTCGTTTCGCGCGTCGATCTTCCGCAACTGCGCCTTCCCGAGCGCCGCGGCGATTTCCGTCATGCGGTAGTTGAAGCCGAGTTCCTCCGTGACGTAGCGCGTGCGCTCACCCTGCGACCGCAGCGTGCGCGCCATCTCGGCGACGGCGGCGTCGTTCGTCGTGATCATGCCACCCTCGCCGGTCTGCAGATTTTTCGTCGCGTAGAAGCTGAACGCCGCTATGCCGAACGCGCCGCACTTCTTGCCGCCCACCGACGCGCCGACCGCCTGCGCTGCGTCTTCGATCAGGGCAATGCCACGCCGCTCGCAGATCGCACGCATCGCATCGATCTCGCATGGCTGTCCGTACAGGTGTACCGGCATCACGGCCTTCGTACGCGTCGTGATCGCCACTTCGACCTGCCCCGGGTCGATGCAAAGGTCATCCTCTCGCACGTCGACGAACACTGGCCGCGCCCCGGCGTGCAGCACGACGTTCGCCGTTGCCGCGAAGCTGAACGCCGGCACGATCACCTCATCCCCCGCACCGATGCCGTGCGCCAGCAGTGCCAGGTGCAATGCCGCCGTGCCACTGTTCACGGCTATCGCGTGCTCGACGCCGATGTACGCAGCAAACGCTTCCTCGAACGCCGCGACGCGCGGCCCCTGCGCAAGTTGCTTCGACTCCAGCGCGTCGATCACCGCGCGCTTCTCGTCGTCCTCGACGATCGGCTGCGCGAGCCGGATCGTCAGCGCCGCCGCCGCCGTCACGACGCGATGTCCGCGAAGTGGTACGGCCGGTCGCACGGGTCGCAAAACCACATGTTCGTCTCGGACATCCGCAGCGGCCTCCCGCACACGCAGACCCAGCCTGCCAGCCGCGCCGGATTGCCGCGCATGATCGCGTGGTCCTCGACGTTCGCCGTCACGACGGCGCCGGCGCCGATCATCGCCCACTGGCCGACGGTCACGCCCGGCAGCACGATCGCCCCGGCGCCGATCGAGGCGCCCTCGCGGATCAGTGACGGCTCGATCATCCAGTCGTCGTCGGTCTTGAGGGTGCCGTCGGTGTTGATCGCGCGCGGAAAGCGGTCGTTCGCCAGGATCGCGTGCGGGCCGACGAACACGCCGTCTTCGAGCGTCACGCCGTGGAAGACCGACGCGCGGTTCTGGATCTTGCAACGGTCGCCGATGATCACGTCCCGGTCGACGTACACGCCCTTGCCCAACGTGCACTCCCGCCCGATGCGCGCGCCTTCGCGCACCTGCGCTTCGTGCCAGATGCGCGTGTCGTCGCCGACCTGCGCGTCCTTCGATACGTCAGCGGTGCGGTGGATTACCTGCTTCAAGCGCCGTCACCATGCGTGCCGCCGCGTGCCCATCGCCGAAGACGGGCGGCGGCCGTCCTTGCGGAGGCGATCGTCTCGCCGCTGCCAGTATACGTTCGGCCTGCGCCCCGGCGAGGACGTTCCAGCCGCCTTCCAGCGTCTCGATCCACTCAGTCTCCTCTCGAAGCGTCACGCAAGGCACCGCGAGCAGGTACGCCTCCTTCTGCACGCCGCCGGAGTCGGTGAGCACCACGCGCGCGTTGCGCTGCAACTCCAGCATGTCGAGATATCCGACGGGATCGATGATCCGCACCCCCGGCTCGACTTCGATGTCCGTGCCCATGAGCGCCGCCCGCGTGCGCGGGTGCATCGGCAATATGACCGGCTCGTGGAGCAGCGCCAGCGCCTCCATGATCTCTCCGAGCTTCGCCGGATCGTCGGTGTTCGCCGCGCGGTGCACCGTCGCCAGCACGTAGCCGCGCGGCGTCAACGCGAGTTCACTCAGAATGCGTGACTTCTGCGACGCCGTCTCGGCGTGCTGCAGCAGCGCGTCGTACATGATGTCGCCCGTGAGCGTGACACCTTCCGTCATGCCCTCGCGCGCGAGATTGTCGACCGCCGTCTGCGTCGGCGCGAAAAGATACGTCGAGATGCGGTCGGCGACGAGGCGATTGATCTCTTCGGGCATGTCGCGCACAAAGCTCCGCAATCCCGCTTCGACGTGCGCGACCGGCACGCTGAGCTTCGCCGCCGCGAGCGCGCCCGCCAGCGTGCTGTTCGTATCGCCGTACACCACGACGCGGTCCGGCGACTCGCGCTTGATCGTGGCCTCGATGCGTTCGAGCATCTGCCCCGTCTGCGCGCCGTGCGAGCCCGAACCGACGCCGAGGTGATAGTCGGGCGTCGGCAGCGCCAACTCCTCGAAGAAAACGTCGGACATGGAGGCATCGTAATGTTGCCCGGTGTGGACGAGCACTTCGGTGTTACGCTCGCGGACGGCGCGCGAAAACGCTGCGGCCTTGATGAACTGCGGCCTCGCGCCGACGACGGTCAGGATCTTCATGCGGGCGCGGCGTGCATCTCAACCCCGCGATGTGCGCGGCGGATCATTCGTTACCCGGCTTGCCGTACCGCTTGCGCAGTTCCGTCTTCAGCACCTTACCCATCGGGTTGCGCGGCAACTCGTCGACGAACGCGAAGTACGTCGGCGCCTTGTAGCTTGCCAGGCGCGCCTTCGCATAGCTGACGACCTCCTCGGGATCAGGCTTCGCGCCGCCCTTCGGCACGATGATCGCCTTGATCACTTCGCCCCAGTCCGGATCGGGCACGCCGATGATCGCCGACTCTTCGATCTGCGGATGCTCGTCGAGCGTCGCCTCGATCTCGCCCGGCGAGATGTTCTCGCCGCCGCGAATGATCAAGTCCTTCTTGCGTCCCGTGATGAACAGGTATCCCTCGTCGTCCAGGTACCCGACGTCGCCCGTGTGCAGCCAGCCATCGACGATGGCGCTCGCCGTCGCTTCCTTCTGCTTGTGGTACTCGGCCATGATGCGCGGCCCCATCACGGTGATCTCGCCTTCTGCGCCCGCCCCGACGATGTTGTTCCCTTCGTCCATGATGGCTATGACCACGTCGTCCATGCCGCGGCCCACGGAACGCAGCCGGTGCAGCCTCTTGTCGCGTTCGTCGCCCGGCTCCTTCGGGATCTGGTGGTCATCCGGCCCCAGGAACGTCATCGTCGACGTGCTTTCCGTCTGACCGTAGGCGTTCATCAAGCCGCACGTGAACGCGTCAACCGCCTTGCTGACGACTTCGTACGGCATCGGCGCCGCGCCGTACGTGATGAGCTTAAGCGACGACAGGTCGTACTTCGCGAAGTCTTCGTGCTCCATGATGCGCTTCAGCATCGTCGGCACGACGAAGCTGTGCGTGACCTTCTCGTTGTGTACGGCTTCGAGCCACGCTTTCGGGTCGAACTGCGGCAGGATGACAAGCGTCCGCCCGCCCCACACCGAAGACATCAGCGGCGTCACGCCCGCCACGTGGAACATCGGCACGGAGAGCAGCGTCACGTCTGGCTCCTCGCCGGGATCGGCGGGGTTCATCGTGTTCGTCACGTACACCGAGAGGTTCGTGTACGTGAGCGCGACGCCCTTCGGCACCGACGTCGTGCCGGATGTGTAAATCAGCACCGTGGGCCGTTCCTCGTCGACCTCGATGAACAACTCATCAGGGCTCGACGCCGCCAGCACGTCCGGATAGAAGTCCATGCCTTCGACCAGGCGGTCGTAGCAGACGAACCGCTCGACGTGCTCCAGCGTCGGACGCAGCCGTGCGACCAGGTCGAGGTAGCGACTGCCCACCAACAGCACGCCTGCGTCGGACGCGTTGATCATGTACGTCAACTCTTCGTCCTTCGCGCGATAGTTGAGTGGCACGAACGTCGCGCCGACTTTCGCCGCGGCGTAGTACGTCTCCACGTATTCGATGCAGTTCGTCGCCATGATGCCCACGGGCTTATCGGACCCCGCGCCAAGCCCCAGGAGGTAGTTCGCGAGCCGGTTCACCCGCTCGGCCATGTCCATGTACGTCACGCGCTTGCCCTCGCAGACGAGCGCGGTGCGGTCGGGGACGACCATCGACGTGATCTGCAGGAATTCGGCCGTGTTCATGCGTGCGTCCCTCGAAATGCGCGGGCATCCGGTTCGGCCGACAATCTAGCCGATCGGACACGGGCGGGAAACTGGCCTGCTGGTCGCTGGTCGCTGGTCGCCGTCGCTGGTCGGCCGCGCTTAGTCAGGCGGCGCCATACTCGATGTGGAGATCCATACGTTCCGCATCCACCGACGACTGACGCCTGACGACCGGCGACCCTACCGCTATGATCCCTGCATGAAGTTCTGCATCGGCAGCGATGACACCGGCCCCGCGCCCGACGCTGTTGTCGTGGCGCTGCGTGAGCGCGGCCACGACGTCGAGCTGTGCGGGCCGTTGGCCGGCGAGCAGACCGGCTGGGCAGATGTCGCGCACGCGGTCGCGCAGAAGGTCGCCTCAGGCGCCGCGGATCAGGGCGTGCTGTTCTGCTGGACCGGCACCGGCGTGTCGATGACCGCGAACAAGACGCCCGGCATCCGCGCCGCGCTCTGCGGCGACGCCGAGACCGCGCGCGGCGCCCGCGTCTGGAACGATGCGAACGTGCTGTGCATGTCCCTCCGCACCACGACGCCGATCGTCGCTCGTGAGATCATTGACGCGTGGCTGTCAGCTGAGGTCGACGGCAGCGAGCGCGAACAGATCGCCCGGATCGAGTCGTAGCTCCCTCTGACCGACTGATGGACTGACCGACTGACCGAATGGCTACACCTTCAGCAGCGAAGCGAACCGCTTGTCAGACTTGAACGGCCCGACGAGCGCGAGCGAGAGCTTTCGCTCATCGAGCAGCTTCTTCGCGACGCGACGAATGTCGTCGCTCGTCACCGCGTCGACCAGCGCAACCACTTCGTCGGGCGTCCGCACGAAGCCGTTGAGCATCTCTTGGCCGCCGATCCAGCCGCTGACGTTGCGCGTGTCTTCCATCCGCAGCAGCAGCCGTCCCTTCGACAGTTCCTTCGCCTTGTGCAGTTCGTCGTCGCTGACGCCGCTGTCGCGCACCAGCGCGAGCTGCTCGAGCAGCGCCCCCGTCGCCTCGACGGTCTTCTTCGGGTCGACACCCGCGTAGACCGCGAACGCGCCCGTGTCCAGGTAGTGGCTGGCGTAGCTGTGGACGTCGTAGCAGAGGGCGCGCTTTTCGCGCAGCTCCATGAACAGCCGGCTGCTCATGCCTTCGCCGAGGATGACGCTGATCAGGTCGACCGCGAAACGATCGGGGTCCTGGTTCGAGAGCGCGTGTACCGCGATCTCGATGTGCGCCTGCTCCGTGCGCTTGTACTGCACCCGCGCCCGCGGGGCCGTCTGGCCGTCGATCGCGGGAATCCAGTCCGACGGGCTGCCCGCCTTCCAGTCGCCCAGCGCATCACGGAAAAACTCGACGATCTCGCCGTGCTCGATCGCCCCCGCCACCGCCACGACGATGTTGTTCGGCACGTACTGGCGGTGCATGTAGTCCAGCGTCCCCTCACGCGTTAGGCCGTTGACGGACGCCTCGGTGCCCGCCACGTCGCGCCCCAGGGGCTGGTCCGGCCACATCGTCGCGTCGAGCAGCACGTCGACGAGTTGCGCTGGCGAGTCCTCGATCGACGCCAACTCCTCGATGACGACCTTCCGCTCTTTTTCGATCTCCGCCGCCGCGATGAGCGGGTTGCGAATCATGTCCGCGAGCACATCGGCGGCGCGCTGAAAGTGCGGCCGGGCGACCTTCGCGTAGTAGACGGTCAACTCCCGGTCGGTGCCGGCGTTCATGACGCCGCCGACCGCGTCGATCGTCTCCGAGATTAACTGTGCCGAGGGCCGCTTCTCGGTGCCCTTGAACAGCAGGTGCTCCAGCAGGTGCGAGAGCCCGGCTTCAACCGGCGTCTCATAGCGGGAGCCCGCGCCGACGTAGACGCTGACGGAGACAGATCGCGTCCCCGGCATCGGCGCCGACAGGATGCGTAGGCCGTTATCGAGCGTCGTCTTGCAGTACTGGGGGTCTTCGAAGGGTGATGTCATGGATGCGATCAGTGTAACAGGGTTCGCTGTTGACGCGCTCTTGCTTTCACGTGGGCCCATGTGTTTTGAACGAAGGACCAAGAACCTCGAACTTAGAACCTAAACCGGTCAGCGTGGACCTGAGGTTCCAGGTTCCTCATGATCACAATTGAACAACGACGTTGTCGATCCGCCGCGACCCTGCATCTGCCGAAAAAACGAAGAGAGGCGCATTAGGCTGCGCCCCTCCCAATGTCACGCCCTGCCGTCGATCAGCAGGGGCGATTCCCATCGAAAATCATCGTGAAGTACACCTTGCCGTCGCGGCCCTTCGCGACCCCGGTGCCGAAGCGCGTGTAGTGGCAGCCAAGGATGTTCTCCATGTGCCCCGGACTCTTCCGCCACATCTCGACCGCGACGTCCGCCGTCTGCGGCCAGTCCCACGTGTTCCACGCGATGTTCTCGCCGGCCCATGCGTGCGGAACGCCGCGCTGGTCCATCAGACAGACGTAGTTGCAGCCGTCCGGAGGCTGGTGGCTGAAGTAGCCGCGCGCCGCCATGTCGCGGCTGCGGATGCGCGCGATCTCCACCAACGCCGGGTCGGCGACCAGCGGTGGCAGCCCGCGCGACGCCCGGATCTGGTTGATGCCGCTGTAGGTCTTGATTTCCGCCGCCACCTCGACCGTGCAGCCGGAGAGCAGGCCGATCGCCAGGGCGCCAAACACCACCAGCGTCCCGAGTGGTAGATACGATCGAAGACGGTGCCACCGGTTCACGTCCGACTCCTTCCACTTCCACAATCGGATGGAATCGACGCGTCTGATGGTCTGCGCACCCGGATTCGTAATCCCTCATCCCGGCGCGTGGCGATCCTTCGCAATGGCAATCCTTGCACTGAGGCGCGCCAGCGCGCGCTCGCTCCCTCCGCCCGGGGGCGAGGGAATCGCGACTCGTTCCAGCGGGGTCGCTCTTCAGTTCCAGGAGGCCCTGCCCCAAGGCCGCGGCTACCCTACACGAGCCGTCAAGGCCTTGACTACCCTCTGATCCGTCACAGGTCTGTTATGGGACTGCCCACCCAGATACGCCACATCGGTATGTCGGGGCGAACCACGACGCCCCGCATCGGCTATTCCTATGCCGGTTTAGGACGCGAGGAACTTATCGACCAGGGCGTTGTAGATATCCGCCCGCTCGAAGTAGACAGAATGTCCGGCCTTCGCGACGCGCTCCACGCTGGCGTTCGGAAAGCACCCGGCGGCCGCATCGATGATCGGCGGCTGAATGACGATGTCCTCCTCGCCGGCGATGAACAGCACGGGCAATTTGACCCCGGCGGCTTCTTCGGCAGACACGTTGCCGCACGAGCGTATGAGTTCACCCAACTGAGCACGCTCGCGGGGCGGATTGAGCGCGTCGATCTCCGCGTAAAGGAACGCGAGGTCCGGTTGTTCGTCGCGCATGCGGGCGCCTGCCGCCGGATGCACGCCCTCGGGCGGCGGCCCGGCGTTCTGGCTCGCTGAGCGCGCGGCGGCCGTCACCTCCGGCGTCGAAAGTCCGCCCGGCGTGTCTGACATGACGAGCTTCACGACGCGCTCAGGGTGCCGGACCGCAAACCGCAGGCACGTCCAGCCGCCCATCGACTGCGCGACGAGGTGCGCCCGTTCGATGGCCAAATGATCGAGCAGCGCCCGCAGGTCATCGGCGAAGGCGGCGCCCATGCGGCCATCAGCGTCGATCGACTGCCCGAACCCGCGGTGGTCGAAGACGATGCAGGTATAGCCGCTCTCGAAGTGTGGCACCTGCTGCCACCACGACAGGTGGTTGCCGCCCGCCCCGTGCGCGAAGACGATCGCCGGCGCGCCGCCGGGCTTCGGCCCGTGCCGCTCGTAGTAGATGCGCCCGCCCTCGACATCGACAAACGGCATAGCGCGATCCTAGACATCGCGGCGTTACGGGCAATCGCGCGCAGTCGTACACTGGGAGTGTTATGCGAGCGATGTTCGAACGGCGTCCTGGCGTGTGTGCGTCTCCTGAGAGTCCCCGGACGTGACCACCAGCATGCCCGCCGACGCTCCCCACAACCTCAACGACTTTCTTCGCGCCAACGGCTATAACACGCCCGACGCGATGGCCCGCGCCCGCGCCGTGCTCGAAGCCGCCGGCCTGACGAACCCGCGCAAGAAGGCGATGGCATCCTCGAAGCTGGACGCGGCGAAGAACGCGCTGGCGTCGACGCTCCTGCGCGTCTGCGGCGACGAGTGCGCCGCGCTCGCACGGTCCATGCGCAACGAGCGCCGCGAGCCCGTCGTCACGTCCGGCACGACGTGCGAAGTCTGTGGCGGCTCGAACAATCGCCGCGCCGCGATCGCCTGCGGCATGACGCTGCGGCGCAACAAGGTCAAGCACGTGCTCGTCGTCGGTGGGACGGCGCCGCAACAGCACGAACTGACGGCGCTCCTCGGCGGTGACGGCATCGAACTTGAGTTCGTCGACGGCACGGGCAAGTCGCACTCGCAGCGCGATGCGATCGCGAACATGCGCCGCGCCGATGTCGTCGTCATCTGGGGTGCGACGCCGCTGCGCCACGCCGTCTCGAACCTCTACACCGATGCGCCGCTTCCCGGCCTGCGCGTGATCTCCGTCCCCCGCCGTGGCATCGAAGCGCTCTGCGGTGAAGTGATCCGCAGTTTCCGCGACACGCCGCTCAGCACGCGTCGCTGACTGTGCAGGATCGCGGCATCAGTCGATGCTCGAGATTGCCGGGTACGACGTGAAACGTCAGCGCTTGTCCATCGGCACGTAGTCGCACTGCCGCCGCCCCGTGTACACCTGCCGCGGTCGCGCGATCTTTTGCTCCGGGTCCGTGATCATCTCGCGCCACTGCGCCACCCAACCCGCCGTCCGCGGGATCGCGAAGAGCACCGGGAACATCTCGACCGGGAAGCCAAGCGCCTGGTAGATGATGCCCGAATAGAAATCGACGTTCGGGTACAACTTGCGTTCGATGAAGTAGTCATCCTCCAGCGCGATCCGCTCCAACTCGAGCGCGATGTCGAGCAGCGGGTTGCGCCCAACCTGCTCGAACACCTCATCGGCTGTGCGCTTGATGATCTTGGCGCGCGGGTCGTAGTTCTTGTACACGCGGTGCCCGAAGCCCATCAGGCGGCCTTCGCCGGACTTGAACTTCTTCACGAACTCCGGCACCCGCTTCTTGTCGCCGATCTCTTCGAGCATCCGCAGCACTTCTTCGTTGGCGCCGCCGTGCAGCGGCCCGTAGAGCGCCGCCGCCGCGGCCGCCGTCGACGAGTACGGGTCGCTCCGCGAACTGCCGACCGAACGCATGGCGTTGGTGCTGCAATTCTGCTCGTGGTCCGCGTGCAGGATGAACAGGACATCCATCGCGCGTTCCAGCACCGGGTTGGGCTTGTACTCCACCTGGCCCATGCGCCACAGCATGTTCAGGAAATTGCCCGGGAACGACAGGCCGTTGTCCGGGTAGACATACGGCATGCCGCGGTTGTGCCGGTAACAGAACGCCGCGAGCGTCGGCATCTTCGCGATCAGCCGCCACGTCTGCGCCTCGCGCGACTCCGGGTCGTCGACGTGACGCGCCTCCGGATAGAACGTCGAGAGCGCGCCGATCGTGCCGACGAGCATGCCCATGGGATGTGCGTCGTACCGAAACCCCTCGACGAACTTCTTGATGTTCTCGTGTACCATCGTGTGGTACGTGATGTTGTGCGTCCACTCGTCGAGTTGCGCCTTCGTCGGCAGTTCGCCGTAGATGATCAAGTACGCGGTTTCCAGGTAGGTGCTCTGCTCCGCCAACTGCTCGATCGGATATCCGCGATACTCGAGCACACCGCGGTCCCCGTCGATGTACGTAATGGCGCTCTGGCACGACGCCGTGTTGGTGAACGCCGGGTCGTACGTCATCAGCCCGAAGTCGCCCTCGTTGACCCGGATCTGCCGGAGGTCCATCGCGCGCACGGTGCCGTTGCTGACGGGAATCTCGTACGACTGGCCCGTGCGATTGTCGGTGACGGTGAGCGTGTCGCTCGGCATCAAGGCCTCCTTGCGATGAGAGACGCGCGCGCGGATCGCGCGTGTGCGGTGGCTCGATCCGAGGATAGCAGCTATAGCAGCTATAGAATCCGCTCTCGCGGCGCACATCCGATCGCGTCCGGTCCGCGCTCGCAGC
The Dehalococcoidia bacterium DNA segment above includes these coding regions:
- a CDS encoding nucleotide sugar dehydrogenase, with amino-acid sequence MNVCVVGLGKIGMPLAVQFASKGAQVAGYDIDAARVAAINDGRNPLEGEPGLAEAIPRFVVSGTLRATCDARDAAASADTIIFIVPVDIDETQRPDFALLDAAVEAVGPHVRRGALVIVETTVPVGTTRYRVAARIIEQSGMTPPGDFAVAFSPERVSSGSVLRDLATYPKVVGGIDERSTALAAQFYEKMLDAPVMQVRDAETAEFSKLAETTYRDVNIALANEFARMADRLGVDALQAIEAANSQPYSHIHQPGVGVGGHCIPVYPHFLGAGDSDLIDTGRRINDGMAGYGVERLKQALGTLDGATVIVLGFAYRANVKESRHSSAYGLVQALADAGAKAYVHDPFFTADELRAAGVEPPPAFPAACDALVVQAWHDAYASLDLRAFPGLRAVLDGRGALTPEAVAAAGVAYVGIGR
- a CDS encoding Gfo/Idh/MocA family oxidoreductase, which encodes MTEPLRAAVIGLGAMGANHVRVYGEMPGIELVAVADVDEGRVAAAAAQQSRAESPRHGALAVAGYDDYRRMLDEQRIDLLTVAVPTRAHLEVASAAIERGIATLVEKPLAATIDEGRELRDLARRAGVLLTVGHVERFNPAVFELKQRLAAGEAGRIFQVHARRVGPFPQRVRDVGVALDLAPHDIDVMRFLLDSDIVRVHAETEQRINTEHEDMLLGMLRFANGVVGVLDVNWLTPTKIRELSVLGERGMFVVDYLARSLTFYENDHHQHEEPAGWAARHTKGVSEGPVRAIAVEKREPLRVELEAFAAAVRAGGPPPVSPDDAIAAMRAAEALVRAGDTGEDVVLPLRAAPA
- a CDS encoding DegT/DnrJ/EryC1/StrS family aminotransferase; translated protein: MTAAAALTIRLAQPIVEDDEKRAVIDALESKQLAQGPRVAAFEEAFAAYIGVEHAIAVNSGTAALHLALLAHGIGAGDEVIVPAFSFAATANVVLHAGARPVFVDVREDDLCIDPGQVEVAITTRTKAVMPVHLYGQPCEIDAMRAICERRGIALIEDAAQAVGASVGGKKCGAFGIAAFSFYATKNLQTGEGGMITTNDAAVAEMARTLRSQGERTRYVTEELGFNYRMTEIAAALGKAQLRKIDARNEQRRRNAARLTELLSDVDAIETPRELPGRHHVYHQYTVRVRAGRDARDRLQAALRNEGIESAVFYPAPIHQQPLYRRLGYGDVRMPVAERLCDEVLSLPVHPGLAEGDQERVATSVARSIRS
- a CDS encoding acyltransferase, producing the protein MKQVIHRTADVSKDAQVGDDTRIWHEAQVREGARIGRECTLGKGVYVDRDVIIGDRCKIQNRASVFHGVTLEDGVFVGPHAILANDRFPRAINTDGTLKTDDDWMIEPSLIREGASIGAGAIVLPGVTVGQWAMIGAGAVVTANVEDHAIMRGNPARLAGWVCVCGRPLRMSETNMWFCDPCDRPYHFADIAS
- the wecB gene encoding UDP-N-acetylglucosamine 2-epimerase (non-hydrolyzing), giving the protein MKILTVVGARPQFIKAAAFSRAVRERNTEVLVHTGQHYDASMSDVFFEELALPTPDYHLGVGSGSHGAQTGQMLERIEATIKRESPDRVVVYGDTNSTLAGALAAAKLSVPVAHVEAGLRSFVRDMPEEINRLVADRISTYLFAPTQTAVDNLAREGMTEGVTLTGDIMYDALLQHAETASQKSRILSELALTPRGYVLATVHRAANTDDPAKLGEIMEALALLHEPVILPMHPRTRAALMGTDIEVEPGVRIIDPVGYLDMLELQRNARVVLTDSGGVQKEAYLLAVPCVTLREETEWIETLEGGWNVLAGAQAERILAAARRSPPQGRPPPVFGDGHAAARMVTALEAGNPPHR
- a CDS encoding long-chain-fatty-acid--CoA ligase, encoding MNTAEFLQITSMVVPDRTALVCEGKRVTYMDMAERVNRLANYLLGLGAGSDKPVGIMATNCIEYVETYYAAAKVGATFVPLNYRAKDEELTYMINASDAGVLLVGSRYLDLVARLRPTLEHVERFVCYDRLVEGMDFYPDVLAASSPDELFIEVDEERPTVLIYTSGTTSVPKGVALTYTNLSVYVTNTMNPADPGEEPDVTLLSVPMFHVAGVTPLMSSVWGGRTLVILPQFDPKAWLEAVHNEKVTHSFVVPTMLKRIMEHEDFAKYDLSSLKLITYGAAPMPYEVVSKAVDAFTCGLMNAYGQTESTSTMTFLGPDDHQIPKEPGDERDKRLHRLRSVGRGMDDVVIAIMDEGNNIVGAGAEGEITVMGPRIMAEYHKQKEATASAIVDGWLHTGDVGYLDDEGYLFITGRKKDLIIRGGENISPGEIEATLDEHPQIEESAIIGVPDPDWGEVIKAIIVPKGGAKPDPEEVVSYAKARLASYKAPTYFAFVDELPRNPMGKVLKTELRKRYGKPGNE